CGGTGCGCTTCACGAGGAGGGAACGGCGCGGTGTTCGGTCTGCGACTGGCGACCGAACTGACTGACGCGACGGCGGCCCGCGGCGTTTTCTTTCGTTCAAACTCCCCGGTAGTATTATGTGGAATTACTCGATAGTGATGAACATGCCGACCTGTCAGAACTGCGGTTCGTTCGTCACGACAGATTACGTTCGGGTGTTCACCCCGAACGAGGTCGATCGGCCCCGCGTCTGCCCGGCCTGCGAGGACCTGGTCCGCGACGGTGCCGAGGTCCGCGAAGCGCGCGCGACGCGGAGCACCTGAGCCGGCGGGAGCGCGACGACGCGCCGTGGCGACGGCCGCGCGACGGCGCGCCGGTCCGCCGCGGTCGAACCGA
This genomic stretch from Halorubrum hochsteinianum harbors:
- a CDS encoding DUF7563 family protein, producing MPTCQNCGSFVTTDYVRVFTPNEVDRPRVCPACEDLVRDGAEVREARATRST